Within the Bradyrhizobium cosmicum genome, the region CTTCAGCGCGGCCGTGATGCCGGCTGTGCTCCCGGCGGCCTCGGCGCTCAAATGCCGGGCCAGCACGGCGGCATCCTCGATCGCCATGCCGGCGCCCTGGGCGGCGAATGGCAGCATCGCATGCACGGCATCGCCGAGCAGCGCGACCGGGCCGCTGCTCCACGGGCAGCCGTCGGGCACGCCGAACAGCGCCCATTTGCGCCAGGTGTCGACCGCGGCGAGCATCATGCGCGCCGCCGGCGGCCAGCGCGGCGCGGCGAAGGCGTCCATCACCTCGAACGGATCGCCCGGCGTGCTCCAGCCCGGCCTGTTCCAGGTGCCCGGCAGCACCGCGACCACGTTGATCTGGCGTCCGCCCGCGATCGGGTAGGCGACCAGATGGGCGTTCGGCCCCATCCAGAGCTGCACCCGCCGCGCGGTGAAATCCTTCGGCAGTTGCGTCGCGTCCAGCGTGCCGCGCCAGGCGATCAGCCCGGAGAAGCGCGGCTGCACTTCGGGAAACAGATGCTGGCGCACAGTCGACCAGATGCCGTCGGCGCCGATCAACGCGCTCGCAAGATCGCTGCGGCGGATCGTGCCGCTGCGGTGGACGACCGTCAGCCCCCTGGCGTGGGGCGCGACATCCTCGAAGGTCGCACCCAGCTTCAGGTCGATATCGGGATGATCGGACACCGCGCCGGCCAGTGCCGATTGCAGGTCGGCGCGGTGCACCACCCAATAGGGGGCACCCGCGCGCGCTGACGCGGCTTCGCCCAGCGGCATGCGCAGCAATTCGCCGCCGGCCCGCGCGCTCATGATGCAGAGCGCCTCGGGCGTGACGGCGCGCAGCTTGAGCCGCTCGGTCAGGCCGAGCTCGACCAGCACGCGGCTGGCATTGGGAGAGAGTTGCAGGCCGGCGCCGACTTCCTCGAGCCGCTCGGCCTTTTCCAGCACCACGATGCGGAAACCGCGGGCCGCGAGCGCAAGCGCGGCCGTCAGTCCACCGATGCCGGCACCGGCGATGACAATCGTTCGGGAGAGCGTCACCCCTGACCGATGCGGGCGGTCAGGCCACCTTGTCCTTCAGCACGCATTCCGGCGGACGGGCTTCGCCCGGCTTCAGGTCGGCGGCGAAACGGTACAGGGTCGAGCAGTAGGGGCAGATGATCTCGTTGTCGTTGCCAAGGTCCAGGAAGACGTGCGGATGGTCGAACGGAGGGTTGGCGCCGACGCACATGAACTCTTGCGAGCCGATCTCGATGACGGGAACACCGGCATCGTTGTGGAAGTGCGGGACGACATGGTCGGACATCGAAGTTCATCCTGGAGTGGCAATGGCGGCAGACACAATCAACAACTGACGCGGCATCTTTGAGGCGCCGCGGACCATACTGGCGGGTGCAGCTGATTGCTAGTCCAGCGGAACCGAAAGGTTCGCAATCGCCCCATGCTCATTTGCTCATGCAAATTCGACACAATCTTGCGGCCTGAGAGAAGCCCTTCTTTCGTCGGGGACGTTGTGTCGCAATTTTGGCATACTATGTCTGTGGACAAGCGGAATTGCGACGAAAGACCAACCACAGGCAAGCATCCGGGCTCTCTGCATGAAGTGGCTGCGAATCAGCACAGCGTTGACCGGGATTGCGGCCTGCGGCTTTCTGCTCGCGCAGGTGGCGCCGCATGCCCGCGAGGCCGGCGCGATTTTCGCTGCCCAGGACGATCCGGCCGCGTTGTCCGAGCTCAAGCTCGACGCGCTGCTGCGGCAGGGCGACCGCCTGGTGCAGGACAATATCGAGGCTGCGCTCGCCGCTGGTGATGCCGACCTCGCCGACAGCTTCGTGGCGCTGGCGCGTGACCGCAACATCGCGCTTTCAGACGATCTGCTGAGCCGGGTGAGCGATGCGGTCAAGGCCGAGAATTCCACCTCGCATTTTGCCAAACGGTTTGCCACCGGCCTCGTCACCGGAAATGCCGACGATGTCGCGAGCCTGTCCGGGACGGTGGCCGGCGATCTCTTCGTGATCGGCGATGTCAGGGATGTCGTGCGCGAGGGCAAGCATCTCGCGATGGGCGAGGACGCCGACCACCTCGTGCTCGGCCTTGCGACCGCGGGCCTTGCGGTGACGGCCGTGACCTACATGTCGGTCGGTGGCGCGGCTCCGGTGCGCGCCGGCCTGACGCTCGTGAAGGATGCGCGGAAAGTCGGGCGGCTCGGTGAAGGGCTTGCCGTATGGGCGGGCCGGTCCGCGCGCGACGTCGTCGATGGCCCGATGCTGCAGAGCGCGGTCGCCAGGGGTTCGGTGTTCCGTCCGGGCGAGACCGTCAGTGCGATCAAGGCCGCGTTCCGCGTCGAGAAGGCCGGCGCCCTGGTCCGGCTCGGCAAGGACGTCACACGCGTTGCCGAGAAGACCGGCACGCGCGGCGCCATGGACAGCCTGCGCATCGCCGAAGGCCCGAAGGATGTCGCGCGCGCGGCACGGCTTGCGGAAGCGCAGGGCGGCAAGACCCGCGCGATCATGAAGCTGCTTGGCCGCGGCGCGCTGCTGCTCGTCGGCGGCGCGTTCGACCTTGCGCTTTGGCTGTTCGGCGCGGCCCTGACGCTGTTTGGCCTGGTGTCGTCGATCAAGGCGGCCACCGAGCGCCTCACCCAGGCCTGGTGCGATCGCAGACGAGCGCGGCGGCTGCGCCGGGCGCAGGTCGCCGCTGAAGCCGCTCTGGCGAACGCGGCGCTGACCGCTTAAGATCAATCTCTCCCCTCGATACCGGAACTGATGATGCCGAGCTTTCACAACGGCGCCGTTGAAATTGCCTATCTCGACGAAGGCGAGGGCGATCCGATCGTCCTGGTGCACGGCTTCGCCTCCAGCAAGAACGTGAACTGGGTCTATCCGACCTGGGTCTCCGAGCTGCGCAAGAACGGCCGCCGCGTCATCGCGCTGGACAATCGCGGCCACGGCGAGAGCGCAAAGCTCTACGAGCCCGCGCAATATTCGATTCCCACCATGGCTGGCGACGTGCTCGCGCTGATGGATCATCTCGCCATCCCGCAGGCCGACATCATGGGCTATTCGATGGGCGGGCGGATGACGGCCTGGCTCGGCCTAAACGAGCCGCAGCGCCTGCGCTCGGCGATCCTCGGCGGCATCGGCATCGGTGGCTTGATCGAGGGCACCGGGCCCGGCGAGAATGTCGCGGAGGCGCTGGAAGCGCCCTCGCTCGACGACGTCACCGATCCCGTCGGCCGCACCTTTCGCGCCTTTGCCGACCAGACCCGCTCGGACCGTGTGGCGCTGGCCGCGTGCCTGCGCGGCACGCGCGACCTCATGACGAAAGAGGAGGCCGCACGCATCGACG harbors:
- a CDS encoding FAD-dependent monooxygenase, whose protein sequence is MTLSRTIVIAGAGIGGLTAALALAARGFRIVVLEKAERLEEVGAGLQLSPNASRVLVELGLTERLKLRAVTPEALCIMSARAGGELLRMPLGEAASARAGAPYWVVHRADLQSALAGAVSDHPDIDLKLGATFEDVAPHARGLTVVHRSGTIRRSDLASALIGADGIWSTVRQHLFPEVQPRFSGLIAWRGTLDATQLPKDFTARRVQLWMGPNAHLVAYPIAGGRQINVVAVLPGTWNRPGWSTPGDPFEVMDAFAAPRWPPAARMMLAAVDTWRKWALFGVPDGCPWSSGPVALLGDAVHAMLPFAAQGAGMAIEDAAVLARHLSAEAAGSTAGITAALKQYGRARQARVRRVQRTARQQGRIYHLGGPLAIARDLAIRALGPERMLARQDWIYGWRP
- a CDS encoding zinc-finger domain-containing protein; its protein translation is MSDHVVPHFHNDAGVPVIEIGSQEFMCVGANPPFDHPHVFLDLGNDNEIICPYCSTLYRFAADLKPGEARPPECVLKDKVA
- a CDS encoding alpha/beta fold hydrolase — protein: MPSFHNGAVEIAYLDEGEGDPIVLVHGFASSKNVNWVYPTWVSELRKNGRRVIALDNRGHGESAKLYEPAQYSIPTMAGDVLALMDHLAIPQADIMGYSMGGRMTAWLGLNEPQRLRSAILGGIGIGGLIEGTGPGENVAEALEAPSLDDVTDPVGRTFRAFADQTRSDRVALAACLRGTRDLMTKEEAARIDVPVLIAVGSTDDVAGSASALGAIIPGSEVLDIPGRDHMRAVGDKVYKVGVLDFLSRRG